The proteins below are encoded in one region of Sphingobium sp. CR2-8:
- the phhA gene encoding phenylalanine 4-monooxygenase produces MAQTDITAPTGAADDWSIAQDWASYTAQDHAMWDRLFARQAQMLPGRAVPEFLEGLDILRMTKPGIPDFAELSDRLMQRTGWQVIAVPGLVPDSVFFDHLANRRFVAGRFIRQPDQIDYLQEPDVFHDVFGHVPLLANPVFADYMQAYGQGGLRADALGSIERLARLYWYTVEFGLIRQGDDLKLYGAGIVSSHGESVFALDDPSPHRLGFDLQRLMRTRYRIDDYQQSYFVIDSFEQLLRMTAETDFAPLYAALAGLPDLDTNTILPTDRVFHRGTQAYAHKKEEDAL; encoded by the coding sequence ATGGCGCAAACCGATATCACCGCTCCGACAGGCGCGGCCGACGACTGGAGCATAGCGCAGGACTGGGCGTCCTATACCGCGCAGGACCATGCGATGTGGGACCGACTGTTCGCGCGTCAGGCGCAGATGCTGCCCGGCCGCGCCGTGCCCGAATTTCTGGAAGGGCTGGACATATTGCGGATGACGAAGCCGGGCATTCCCGACTTCGCCGAATTGTCCGACCGGCTGATGCAGCGCACGGGGTGGCAGGTGATCGCGGTGCCCGGCCTGGTGCCGGACAGCGTGTTTTTCGATCATCTGGCGAACCGCCGCTTCGTCGCCGGACGCTTCATCCGTCAGCCCGACCAGATCGACTATCTCCAGGAACCGGACGTCTTTCACGACGTGTTCGGCCATGTGCCGCTGCTCGCCAACCCGGTGTTCGCCGATTATATGCAGGCCTATGGGCAGGGCGGCCTGCGCGCCGATGCGCTGGGGTCGATCGAACGGCTGGCGCGGCTCTACTGGTACACGGTGGAGTTCGGCTTGATCCGGCAGGGCGACGACCTCAAACTCTATGGCGCGGGGATCGTGTCGTCGCATGGCGAGTCCGTCTTCGCGCTGGACGATCCGTCGCCCCATCGCCTGGGGTTCGACCTCCAGCGGCTGATGCGCACCCGCTATCGCATCGATGATTATCAGCAGAGCTATTTCGTGATCGACAGTTTCGAACAGCTGTTGCGCATGACCGCGGAGACCGACTTCGCGCCGCTCTATGCCGCACTCGCCGGTCTGCCCGATCTCGATACCAACACCATCCTGCCGACCGACCGCGTCTTCCATCGCGGCACCCAGGCCTATGCCCATAAGAAGGAAGAGGACGCCCTATGA
- the hppD gene encoding 4-hydroxyphenylpyruvate dioxygenase, whose amino-acid sequence MTSDNNPLGLNGFEFVEFTSPDPEAMAEQFEQLGFVASHRHPRKNITRYRQGRINLMLNRDDAGRVAEFRGVHGPSASAMAFRVADPKAALDWALAHGGKATAEDDMVIEGIGGAYLYFMPATGDPYADWAEYPGWQERAAANSVGLDLLDHLTHNVRRGQMRVWSAFYRTLFGFEEQKFFDIKGKATGLTSQAMIAPDRAIRIPLNESQDDRSQIEEFIRDYHGEGIQHLALTTDNIYETVEKLRGRGVRLQDTIETYYELVDKRVPGHGEDLERLRANRILIDGDVESEGILLQIFTENMFGPIFFEIIQRKGNEGFGNGNFQALFESIELDQIRRGVVRVDA is encoded by the coding sequence ATGACCAGCGATAATAATCCCCTGGGCCTCAACGGCTTTGAATTTGTCGAATTTACCTCGCCCGATCCGGAGGCGATGGCGGAACAGTTCGAGCAGTTGGGTTTCGTCGCCAGCCACCGCCATCCCCGCAAGAACATCACCCGCTATCGCCAGGGGCGCATCAACCTGATGCTGAACCGCGACGATGCGGGGCGCGTGGCGGAGTTTCGCGGCGTGCATGGCCCATCCGCCAGCGCGATGGCCTTCCGCGTCGCCGACCCGAAGGCCGCGCTCGACTGGGCGCTCGCCCATGGCGGGAAAGCCACGGCGGAAGACGACATGGTGATCGAGGGGATCGGCGGTGCCTATCTCTATTTCATGCCGGCGACGGGCGATCCCTATGCCGACTGGGCCGAATATCCGGGCTGGCAGGAGAGGGCGGCCGCGAACAGCGTCGGCCTCGACCTGCTCGACCATCTGACCCACAATGTCCGGCGCGGGCAGATGCGGGTATGGAGCGCATTTTATCGCACACTCTTCGGGTTCGAGGAGCAGAAATTCTTCGATATCAAGGGGAAAGCGACCGGTCTTACCAGCCAGGCGATGATCGCGCCCGACCGGGCGATCCGCATCCCGCTCAACGAAAGCCAGGACGACAGGAGCCAGATCGAGGAGTTCATCCGCGACTATCATGGCGAAGGGATCCAGCATCTGGCGCTGACCACCGACAATATTTACGAGACGGTGGAGAAGTTGCGCGGGCGTGGCGTGCGGTTGCAGGACACGATCGAGACCTATTATGAACTGGTCGACAAGCGCGTGCCAGGCCATGGCGAGGATCTGGAACGCCTGCGGGCGAACCGCATCCTGATCGACGGTGACGTGGAGAGCGAAGGCATATTGTTGCAGATCTTCACCGAAAATATGTTCGGCCCGATCTTCTTCGAGATCATCCAGCGCAAGGGCAATGAAGGGTTCGGCAACGGCAATTTCCAAGCGCTGTTCGAAAGCATCGAACTGGATCAGATCCGGCGCGGCGTCGTGCGTGTCGACGCATGA
- the hmgA gene encoding homogentisate 1,2-dioxygenase, translating to MKQPIDPPMLTGFGNHHVSEAMAGALPIGRNSPQRVPYGLYAEQLSATAFTAPRHENRRSWLYRMRPSAMHPLFAPHAGPSLLRSAPCDAVATPNRLRWNPIAIPGGAVDFIDGLVTYAVNGDAAAGVGCSVHLYAANLSMVDRAFFSADGEWLIVPQQGRLRIVTEMGVLLVAPLQIALIPRGVRFRVELPDGGARGYVCENHGAPFRLPDLGPIGSNGLANVRDFEAPVAAFEDVERPCELVQKYQGQLWTTTLAHSPFDVVAWHGNVAPYRYDLTRFNTIGTVSYDHPDPSIFTVLTSPSDSAGTANVDFVIFPPRWMVAEDTFRPPWFHRNVMSEFMGLIVGDYDAKSGGFAPGGASLHTMMSAHGPDVASHDRAVAATLQPQKIADTMAFMFESRLPFTPTRWAMETPLLQGDYDACWTGFRKAQLPSEGDDA from the coding sequence ATGAAACAGCCCATCGATCCGCCGATGCTGACCGGCTTTGGGAACCATCATGTGAGCGAGGCGATGGCGGGCGCGCTGCCGATCGGCCGCAATTCGCCGCAGCGCGTCCCCTACGGCCTCTATGCCGAGCAGTTGTCTGCGACCGCCTTCACGGCGCCCCGGCATGAAAACCGGCGCAGCTGGCTCTATCGCATGCGGCCGAGCGCGATGCATCCGCTCTTCGCACCCCATGCCGGACCGAGCCTGCTCCGCAGCGCGCCCTGCGACGCCGTGGCGACGCCAAACCGGCTGCGCTGGAACCCGATCGCCATACCGGGCGGCGCGGTGGATTTCATCGATGGCCTCGTTACCTATGCGGTCAATGGTGACGCAGCGGCCGGGGTGGGATGCAGCGTCCATCTCTATGCCGCCAACCTGTCCATGGTCGATCGCGCCTTCTTTAGCGCCGATGGCGAATGGCTGATCGTGCCGCAGCAGGGGCGGCTGCGGATCGTGACGGAGATGGGCGTCCTGCTCGTCGCACCGCTCCAGATCGCCCTGATCCCGCGCGGGGTCCGCTTTCGTGTGGAATTGCCCGATGGCGGGGCGCGCGGCTATGTCTGCGAAAATCACGGGGCCCCGTTTCGCCTGCCGGACCTGGGACCGATCGGGTCCAATGGCCTCGCCAATGTCCGCGATTTCGAGGCGCCGGTCGCCGCGTTCGAGGATGTCGAGCGGCCCTGCGAACTGGTGCAGAAATATCAGGGACAGCTATGGACCACGACGTTGGCCCACAGCCCGTTCGACGTCGTCGCATGGCATGGCAATGTCGCGCCCTATCGCTATGATTTGACGCGCTTCAACACGATCGGCACGGTCAGCTACGACCATCCCGACCCGTCCATCTTCACTGTGCTGACCTCGCCCAGCGATAGCGCGGGCACGGCCAATGTCGATTTCGTCATCTTCCCGCCGCGCTGGATGGTGGCGGAGGATACGTTCCGCCCGCCCTGGTTCCATCGCAATGTCATGAGCGAATTTATGGGGCTGATCGTAGGCGACTATGACGCCAAGTCGGGCGGCTTCGCGCCCGGCGGCGCAAGCCTGCACACAATGATGTCCGCCCATGGGCCGGACGTCGCGAGCCATGACCGGGCGGTCGCGGCGACCCTGCAACCGCAGAAGATCGCCGACACGATGGCCTTCATGTTCGAAAGCCGCCTGCCCTTCACGCCGACGCGCTGGGCGATGGAAACGCCTTTGTTGCAAGGCGATTACGACGCGTGTTGGACAGGATTCCGCAAGGCGCAACTACCCTCGGAAGGGGATGACGCATGA
- the fahA gene encoding fumarylacetoacetase: MNWWTTDATHDPALTSWVDSANGHADFPIQNLPFGVFSPPGGKARIGVAIGESIWDLTSTADRFPDTAEALQDQSLNALFALPSAQRRSLRGAISRMLSDPAMADALRPHLHDAADCAMHLPARIGDYTDFYVGIHHANNIGRQFRPDNPLLPNYKYVPIGYHGRASSIRPSGVPLRRPMGQRKPPEADAPLFGPCTRLDYELELGIWIGTGNDLGSPIPIHRAPEHVAGFCLLNDWSARDIQGWEYQPLGPFLSKNFHTTISPWVVTAEAMAPFRLAQPPRPDGDPDPLPYLSDAADQAHGALGLELEVLILTEAMRARGDAPVRLSRGPASNMYWTVQQIVAHHASNGCNLNPGDLLGTGTISAPDRSGYGSLMELSAGGKEAVELPGGETRTFLEDGDEIILRATASASGFFPIGFGACRAIVLPAH; encoded by the coding sequence ATGAACTGGTGGACGACCGACGCGACGCATGATCCTGCCCTCACCAGTTGGGTGGACAGCGCCAACGGCCATGCCGATTTCCCGATCCAGAACCTGCCCTTCGGCGTTTTTTCCCCGCCCGGTGGAAAGGCGCGAATTGGCGTTGCGATCGGTGAGAGCATATGGGACCTGACTAGCACGGCGGATCGCTTCCCCGACACGGCGGAAGCGTTGCAGGACCAGAGCCTCAATGCGCTGTTCGCCCTGCCGTCCGCCCAGCGCCGTAGCCTGCGCGGCGCGATCAGCAGGATGCTGAGCGATCCTGCCATGGCGGACGCGCTGCGCCCCCACCTCCATGACGCGGCGGACTGCGCGATGCATCTGCCCGCGCGCATCGGGGACTATACCGATTTCTATGTCGGCATTCACCACGCCAACAATATCGGGCGACAGTTCCGGCCCGACAATCCATTACTGCCCAATTATAAATATGTGCCGATCGGCTACCACGGCCGCGCCTCGTCCATCCGGCCTTCGGGTGTCCCGCTGCGGCGACCGATGGGCCAGCGCAAGCCGCCGGAGGCCGACGCGCCGCTGTTCGGGCCGTGCACGCGTTTGGACTATGAACTGGAACTGGGCATCTGGATCGGGACCGGCAACGATCTGGGCAGCCCCATACCTATCCACCGAGCGCCGGAGCATGTCGCGGGCTTCTGCCTGCTCAACGACTGGTCAGCGCGCGATATCCAGGGCTGGGAATATCAGCCGCTCGGCCCCTTCCTGTCGAAAAACTTTCATACGACCATATCGCCCTGGGTCGTGACGGCGGAGGCGATGGCGCCCTTCCGCCTGGCGCAGCCGCCCCGGCCGGACGGTGATCCCGATCCCTTGCCCTATCTGTCGGACGCCGCCGATCAGGCGCATGGCGCGCTGGGGCTGGAGCTGGAGGTGCTGATCCTGACCGAAGCGATGCGCGCGCGCGGCGATGCGCCCGTGCGGCTGAGCCGCGGTCCGGCGAGCAACATGTATTGGACGGTGCAACAGATCGTCGCCCACCATGCGTCGAACGGCTGCAACCTCAATCCCGGCGACCTGCTCGGCACCGGCACCATCTCCGCGCCCGATCGCTCGGGCTATGGCAGCCTGATGGAGTTATCGGCGGGCGGCAAAGAAGCGGTCGAGCTGCCCGGCGGTGAAACTCGCACCTTCCTGGAGGATGGCGACGAGATCATCCTGCGCGCGACCGCGTCGGCATCGGGCTTCTTCCCGATCGGCTTTGGCGCATGCCGGGCGATCGTGCTACCCGCGCACTGA
- a CDS encoding ThuA domain-containing protein — MKHLWMTGAGLLMAMLPASVMARPVTDCALRDAPFSIESPMIDIVRSAPAKAAVEAGAPDVFTALPPRFFSPDAPSFAAILTLKALGKMKNLPADKLAALDKRLRALPVTAADRTARCARYDNDRPTIALPRGKPRLLIFEKINGFRDGPSVDAARAAFQAMAQRKGWAVVVSDKGGVMTPANLRRFDAVIWNNISGDVLTLSQRAAFKSYIEQGGGYVAVHGSSGDPSTFWPWYVDTLVGTQFAGHPMNPQFQDARIVVEGRDHPVAAGLPHEWTMNDEWYSFTANPRPGSTVLATLDEGSYKPSALAMGDHPIAWTRCVGKGRAFYSGIGHRPQTYADPHYVTMLENAVVWAASRRATCPVAKQ, encoded by the coding sequence ATGAAACATCTGTGGATGACGGGCGCGGGCCTGCTGATGGCGATGCTGCCCGCAAGCGTGATGGCACGGCCCGTGACCGACTGCGCGCTGCGCGACGCGCCCTTTTCGATCGAATCGCCCATGATCGACATCGTCCGCAGCGCCCCGGCAAAAGCCGCGGTGGAAGCAGGCGCGCCCGATGTGTTCACCGCCCTGCCGCCCCGCTTCTTTTCGCCTGACGCGCCGAGCTTCGCTGCGATCCTGACGTTGAAGGCGCTGGGCAAGATGAAGAATCTGCCCGCCGACAAGCTGGCGGCCCTCGACAAGAGGTTGCGCGCATTGCCGGTAACGGCGGCGGATCGCACGGCGCGCTGCGCCCGCTACGACAATGACCGGCCGACCATCGCCCTGCCCAGGGGCAAGCCGCGCCTGCTGATCTTCGAGAAGATCAACGGCTTTCGCGACGGCCCCTCGGTCGATGCCGCCCGCGCCGCGTTCCAGGCGATGGCGCAGCGCAAGGGCTGGGCCGTCGTCGTCAGCGACAAGGGCGGCGTGATGACGCCCGCCAATCTGCGTCGGTTCGATGCGGTGATATGGAATAATATCAGCGGCGACGTGCTGACCCTGTCGCAGCGGGCCGCGTTCAAATCCTACATCGAACAGGGCGGCGGCTATGTCGCGGTGCATGGATCGTCGGGCGACCCGTCGACCTTCTGGCCCTGGTATGTCGACACGCTGGTGGGCACCCAGTTTGCGGGGCATCCGATGAATCCGCAATTTCAGGACGCGCGGATCGTGGTCGAAGGGCGCGATCATCCGGTCGCGGCCGGATTGCCGCACGAATGGACCATGAACGACGAATGGTACAGCTTCACCGCCAATCCGCGCCCGGGCAGCACTGTCCTCGCCACGCTGGACGAGGGGAGTTACAAGCCCAGCGCGCTGGCGATGGGGGATCATCCGATCGCCTGGACCCGCTGCGTGGGAAAAGGTCGGGCCTTTTATTCGGGGATCGGCCATCGTCCGCAGACCTATGCCGATCCCCATTATGTGACCATGCTGGAAAATGCCGTTGTCTGGGCCGCGTCGCGCCGCGCCACATGCCCTGTGGCCAAACAATGA
- the galB gene encoding beta-galactosidase GalB: protein MTCLSAIAAATIGSPAIAADSVSISRDWRFIKGDPAGLTTDLRYDVRPPIDDSGDGKLADARPDAAVQVDDGGAHVLKPWILPSANPFIKDPAKHHVRPAGNPGGDVPYVQAGFDDSGWTHVDLPHDWAIAGPFIKDGPYGGMGRLPSWGIGWYRKTLDIPARDKGKSIFLDVEGAMSYATVWLNGKLVGGWPYGYNSFRLDLTPYAVPGGRNQLAIRLDNPAASARWYPGGGLYRDIYLTTANKVHVGQWGGTVRTPQVSKAQATVDLSLTLDNDGDRTAQVEVATALYALDANGKRTGRPVASFPRQSTSIAPGAKAVLNGSTILTNPRLWGPPPTQQPNRYVAVSTVTQGGKVIDTHETRFGVRDIRFDPDKGVFVNGEHIPLRGVNNHHDLGAIGAAFNRRAAQRQLEIMRDMGSNAVRMSHNPPAPELLELTDQMGFLVMDEIFDSWEKKKTPHDFHLIFPDWHEADARAMLRRDRNHPSIIMWSIGNEVGEQYDGEAGAKIGRELVAIAHEEDPTRPATSAMNFAKADMLLPTTVDVISLNYQGAGIRGIVGQYPAFRAKFPDKLILSTESASALSSRGEYMFPVAGATSGPVRPWSGGNPDTHQVSAYELHAADFGSSPDRVWAADDQNPYVAGEFVWTGFDYLGEPTPYYTSRSSYSGIVDLAGFPKDRFWLYQARWRPDLKFAHILPHWTWPDRVDQITPVHVFSSADEAELFVNGKSQGKIKKRDYEYRFRWDYVTYEPGEVKVVTWKRGQPWATETIRTVGEAAKLSLTADRASIADDGRDLSFVTLKVLDKDGNVVPAAKQTIDFTIEGPGQIVATDNGDPTDLTAFPSKRRAAFNGLALAIVKADRPGRIILRAKAQGLGETQLVISAKR from the coding sequence ATGACTTGTCTTTCCGCGATTGCGGCAGCGACCATCGGGTCGCCCGCGATCGCCGCCGACAGCGTATCGATCAGCCGCGACTGGCGCTTCATCAAGGGCGATCCGGCGGGCCTCACCACCGACCTGCGCTATGATGTCCGTCCCCCGATCGACGATAGCGGCGACGGCAAGCTGGCCGATGCCCGCCCCGATGCGGCGGTGCAGGTGGACGATGGCGGCGCGCATGTCTTGAAGCCCTGGATTCTCCCCAGCGCCAATCCCTTCATCAAGGATCCGGCCAAGCATCATGTCCGTCCGGCGGGCAATCCGGGTGGTGACGTGCCTTATGTGCAGGCGGGCTTCGACGACAGCGGCTGGACCCATGTCGACCTGCCGCACGACTGGGCGATCGCCGGGCCCTTCATCAAGGATGGTCCCTATGGCGGCATGGGGCGCCTGCCCAGCTGGGGCATAGGCTGGTATCGTAAGACGCTGGATATTCCCGCACGCGACAAGGGCAAATCGATCTTCCTCGATGTCGAAGGGGCCATGTCCTACGCCACGGTCTGGCTCAATGGGAAACTGGTGGGCGGCTGGCCCTATGGCTATAACAGCTTCCGCCTCGACCTCACCCCCTATGCGGTGCCGGGGGGCAGGAACCAGCTGGCGATCCGGCTCGACAATCCGGCGGCGTCGGCGCGCTGGTATCCGGGCGGAGGCCTCTATCGCGACATCTATCTCACCACCGCGAACAAGGTGCATGTCGGCCAGTGGGGCGGGACCGTCCGCACGCCGCAGGTGAGCAAGGCGCAGGCGACCGTCGATCTCAGCCTGACGCTGGACAATGACGGCGACAGGACGGCTCAGGTCGAGGTGGCGACCGCCCTCTACGCGCTCGACGCCAACGGCAAGCGCACAGGCCGCCCCGTCGCCAGCTTTCCGCGCCAGTCCACCAGCATCGCGCCCGGAGCGAAGGCGGTGCTGAACGGCAGCACGATCCTCACCAATCCCCGCCTGTGGGGACCGCCGCCCACGCAACAGCCCAACCGCTATGTCGCCGTCTCCACAGTGACACAGGGCGGTAAGGTCATCGACACCCATGAAACCCGCTTCGGCGTGCGCGACATCCGCTTCGATCCCGACAAGGGCGTGTTCGTCAATGGCGAGCATATCCCGCTGCGCGGCGTCAACAACCATCATGACCTGGGCGCGATCGGCGCAGCCTTCAACCGTCGCGCGGCCCAGCGACAGCTTGAAATCATGCGCGACATGGGCAGCAACGCCGTGCGCATGAGCCACAATCCCCCCGCGCCCGAACTGCTCGAACTGACCGACCAGATGGGCTTTCTCGTCATGGACGAAATATTCGACAGTTGGGAAAAGAAGAAGACCCCGCACGACTTCCACCTGATCTTTCCCGATTGGCATGAGGCGGACGCCCGCGCCATGCTGCGCCGCGACCGCAACCACCCCTCCATCATCATGTGGAGCATCGGCAATGAGGTGGGCGAACAATATGATGGCGAAGCGGGCGCGAAGATCGGCCGCGAACTGGTCGCCATCGCGCATGAGGAAGACCCCACCCGCCCGGCGACCAGCGCGATGAACTTTGCCAAGGCGGACATGCTGCTGCCCACGACCGTGGACGTCATCAGCCTCAACTATCAGGGGGCGGGGATTCGCGGCATCGTCGGCCAATATCCCGCGTTCCGCGCGAAATTCCCCGACAAGCTGATCCTCTCCACCGAAAGCGCCTCCGCGCTCTCCAGCCGGGGCGAATATATGTTCCCGGTCGCGGGCGCGACCAGCGGGCCGGTGCGCCCCTGGTCGGGCGGCAATCCCGACACGCATCAGGTGTCGGCCTATGAACTGCACGCTGCCGATTTCGGCTCGTCGCCCGACCGCGTCTGGGCGGCCGACGACCAGAACCCCTATGTGGCGGGGGAGTTCGTGTGGACGGGCTTCGACTATCTGGGTGAACCCACCCCCTATTATACGTCGCGCAGCAGCTATTCGGGCATCGTCGATCTGGCCGGTTTCCCCAAGGATCGCTTCTGGCTCTATCAGGCGCGCTGGCGGCCGGACCTCAAATTCGCGCACATCCTGCCGCACTGGACCTGGCCGGACCGGGTGGATCAGATAACGCCGGTCCACGTCTTTTCATCAGCGGACGAAGCGGAACTGTTCGTCAACGGCAAATCGCAGGGCAAGATCAAGAAGCGCGACTATGAATATCGCTTCCGCTGGGATTATGTCACCTACGAACCGGGCGAGGTGAAGGTCGTGACCTGGAAACGGGGGCAGCCCTGGGCGACCGAAACCATCCGCACCGTGGGCGAAGCGGCCAAGCTGTCGCTGACCGCCGACCGCGCATCGATCGCGGACGATGGCCGCGACCTCAGCTTCGTGACGTTGAAGGTGCTGGACAAGGACGGCAACGTCGTCCCCGCCGCCAAGCAGACAATCGACTTCACGATCGAGGGACCGGGACAGATCGTCGCCACCGACAATGGCGACCCGACCGACCTGACCGCCTTTCCATCGAAGCGCCGTGCGGCGTTCAACGGGCTGGCGCTGGCGATCGTGAAGGCGGATCGCCCCGGCCGCATCATCCTGCGCGCCAAGGCCCAGGGCCTGGGCGAAACGCAGCTGGTGATCAGCGCGAAACGCTGA
- a CDS encoding glycoside hydrolase family 31 protein: MIARRLKARFAGIAVGASCLAMAMPALAAPMALLDRHGSRVAIEPYAPNIVRVTIALDPDLASAAPGEGPNAKADATGWTHRTDASGDIFSSAAITLTVDAKPWPGAPTQMQRYFAPSLPPVSLSVSDANGTLLTKMTGWEMAPVTVNGEQTFKVGASFDAPADEHYYGLGQNQEGYMDLRGKQIDCSHNYDAPAGETVCVPFMVTNKGYGIVWDNPARTLIQPGLHSSTHWQSQVGERVSFFVIIGKTTDELYAGYAKLTGETPLPPKAGFGLIQSKARYESQQELLDIAHGYRERHLPLDVMVLDWFYWTRMGQLDIDRSYFPDPKGMNDTLKSLGMRSIISVWPRFERESRYFDMLATKGWFLKDKDGNPVDGLPMRSDRAGALIDSTNPDARTWFWGKLRDNIASQGFDWFWLDETEPDLVPDGYFYAKGSGDRYHNLFPLVHTTGVAEGSERDRPGFRNMILARAAYLGAQRNGGLFWSSDIKSTWEALQRQIPAGLNFTASGIAYWGSDIGGWQWPKGPKAENPILVDPAGATAMGADYPDYPELFVRWFQYSVFTPTLRIHGQRPGTSLWEYGKAAEPILADWLRLRYTLMPYIYALGRHTYDSGAPFMRGLFMDFQNDPNVANIGDQYMFGPAFLVAPVTVQGQTKRPVYLPAGTAWYDYWTNQKFEGGQTIEVDTPINRIPLFVKAGSIVPMGVQVKSTAEKQALESIRVYPGADARFTLYDDDGTTNAYRKGGMKAELVWNDAAKSLTSKTKLPTGQAIAGLVQVVGQ, encoded by the coding sequence ATGATCGCACGGCGCTTGAAAGCAAGATTTGCAGGAATCGCGGTCGGCGCCTCCTGCCTTGCGATGGCGATGCCCGCGCTGGCCGCACCGATGGCGCTGCTCGATCGCCATGGCAGCCGCGTCGCGATCGAGCCCTATGCGCCCAATATCGTGCGCGTGACGATCGCGCTCGATCCCGATCTGGCGTCGGCCGCGCCGGGCGAAGGGCCGAACGCGAAGGCCGACGCGACCGGCTGGACCCACCGCACCGACGCCAGCGGCGACATCTTCTCCTCCGCCGCGATCACCCTGACGGTCGACGCCAAGCCATGGCCGGGCGCGCCGACGCAGATGCAGCGTTATTTCGCGCCGTCGCTGCCGCCGGTCAGCCTGTCGGTGAGCGATGCGAACGGCACGTTGCTCACGAAGATGACGGGTTGGGAAATGGCCCCCGTCACGGTGAATGGCGAACAGACGTTCAAGGTCGGCGCCAGCTTCGATGCGCCCGCCGACGAACATTATTACGGCCTGGGCCAGAACCAGGAAGGCTATATGGATCTGCGCGGCAAGCAGATCGATTGTTCGCACAACTATGATGCGCCCGCCGGGGAGACGGTCTGCGTCCCCTTCATGGTCACGAACAAGGGCTATGGCATCGTCTGGGACAATCCAGCCCGCACGCTGATCCAGCCCGGCCTGCACAGCAGCACCCATTGGCAGAGCCAGGTGGGCGAGCGCGTGTCCTTCTTCGTCATCATCGGCAAGACCACCGACGAACTCTATGCCGGTTACGCCAAGCTGACCGGCGAAACGCCGCTGCCGCCCAAGGCGGGCTTTGGCCTCATCCAGAGCAAGGCGCGGTACGAGAGCCAGCAGGAACTGCTCGACATCGCCCATGGCTATCGCGAGCGCCATCTGCCGCTCGACGTGATGGTGCTGGACTGGTTCTACTGGACGCGCATGGGGCAACTCGACATCGACCGCAGCTATTTCCCCGATCCCAAGGGCATGAACGATACGCTGAAGTCGTTGGGCATGCGATCGATCATCAGCGTGTGGCCGCGGTTCGAACGGGAATCGCGCTATTTCGATATGCTGGCGACCAAAGGCTGGTTCCTGAAGGACAAGGACGGCAATCCCGTAGACGGCCTGCCCATGCGGTCCGATCGCGCGGGCGCGCTGATCGACAGCACCAATCCGGACGCGCGGACATGGTTCTGGGGCAAGCTGCGCGACAATATCGCGTCCCAGGGCTTCGACTGGTTCTGGCTGGACGAAACCGAGCCTGACCTCGTCCCGGACGGCTATTTCTATGCCAAGGGTTCGGGCGACCGCTATCACAATCTCTTCCCGCTGGTGCATACGACCGGCGTCGCCGAAGGGTCCGAGCGCGACCGTCCCGGCTTCCGCAACATGATCCTGGCGCGCGCCGCCTATTTGGGCGCGCAGCGCAATGGCGGACTGTTCTGGTCGTCGGACATCAAGTCGACCTGGGAAGCGCTCCAGCGCCAGATCCCTGCGGGCCTCAATTTCACCGCGTCGGGCATCGCCTATTGGGGCAGCGACATCGGCGGCTGGCAGTGGCCCAAGGGACCGAAGGCGGAAAACCCGATCCTTGTCGATCCCGCGGGCGCGACCGCGATGGGCGCGGATTATCCCGACTATCCCGAACTGTTCGTGCGCTGGTTCCAATATAGCGTCTTCACCCCCACGCTGCGCATCCATGGCCAGCGGCCCGGCACCTCGCTGTGGGAATATGGCAAGGCGGCCGAACCGATCCTGGCCGACTGGCTGCGCCTGCGGTACACATTGATGCCCTATATCTATGCGCTGGGCCGTCACACCTATGACAGCGGCGCGCCGTTCATGCGCGGTCTGTTCATGGACTTCCAAAACGATCCCAATGTCGCGAATATCGGTGACCAATATATGTTCGGCCCCGCCTTCCTGGTCGCGCCGGTGACGGTGCAGGGCCAGACCAAGCGCCCGGTCTATCTGCCTGCGGGCACCGCCTGGTATGACTATTGGACCAACCAGAAGTTCGAGGGCGGCCAGACGATCGAGGTCGACACCCCGATCAACCGCATCCCCCTGTTCGTGAAGGCCGGGTCGATCGTGCCGATGGGCGTGCAGGTAAAAAGCACGGCGGAGAAACAGGCGCTGGAAAGCATCCGCGTCTATCCCGGCGCGGACGCCCGCTTCACCCTCTACGACGATGACGGCACCACCAATGCCTATCGCAAGGGCGGCATGAAGGCGGAGCTGGTCTGGAACGACGCCGCCAAATCGCTGACGAGCAAGACGAAGCTGCCCACCGGCCAGGCGATCGCCGGGCTGGTGCAGGTCGTCGGTCAATAA